In Candidatus Nomurabacteria bacterium, the following proteins share a genomic window:
- a CDS encoding 8-oxo-dGTP diphosphatase: MKIVTLALIVKRNKILLGYKKKGEIGTDTLNGPGGKVEPDESIEECLLREVWEEVNIELQVDKIEKLGVITFFDANTPDFEVHIFRTEHFIGIPVETADMIPDWYEIDNLPLGKMLESDREWFEKMAKGEKFNAHVFYKNRAADFDRIEFLPFS; encoded by the coding sequence ATGAAAATCGTTACCCTAGCTCTGATAGTAAAAAGAAATAAGATTCTTCTTGGTTACAAGAAGAAAGGTGAAATCGGTACCGATACTCTAAACGGACCAGGTGGCAAAGTAGAACCTGACGAATCGATCGAAGAATGTCTATTGAGAGAAGTTTGGGAAGAAGTAAATATAGAACTACAAGTCGATAAAATTGAAAAGTTAGGCGTAATAACTTTTTTTGACGCTAATACACCCGACTTTGAAGTACACATATTCCGCACCGAACATTTTATCGGTATCCCAGTAGAAACCGCTGACATGATCCCAGACTGGTACGAAATAGACAATTTGCCTCTAGGCAAAATGCTCGAATCAGACCGTGAATGGTTTGAAAAAATGGCCAAGGGTGAAAAATTTAACGCACATGTTTTTTACAAAAACCGCGCTGCTGATTTTGACCGAATTGAGTTCCTCCCTTTTTCTTAA
- the cadA gene encoding cadmium-translocating P-type ATPase, with amino-acid sequence MKIIKLLFDREHWVEIAAIVVVGLASLLFSLEIISIPILVAAILLGAYPIAKEALLDLFTKKKIGTELFITVAVAVALLGGEYLAGAVVLMIILIAEYIASVSGERARASIRDLIGTVPKTAIIKCGDKQLTVDLASIKIDDIVLVRAGDKIPVDGVVVAGNGFANQAPITGESLPQGKMVGSDVYAGTILESGALDIRVTKLTEDTVFSRIIALVEEAESREPLIQKFTDRVATWLIPIAFVFVAVVYYYTQDIKLIIALLIFTSPAELGLATPLVTISAVARAAREGILVKGGLYLEALARADTFVFDKTGTLTLGDLKVDKIRVFDRNFDEREVLSIAAAADSRSGHPLAKTIVEYAKEINVSHIAPTEFAVLDGRGVKATVGGKQVLVGNVTLMHENSVDLPSDVKITDDTTVYVAMEGKLVGAILISSIVRPGARAAIQSLKAGGVKKVMMLTGDNEEAAKKIASQLAIDEVRADLLPEDKIKIVDQLQSEGRLVAMVGDGVNDAPALAAASVGVAMGSVGTGSAMEAADIVLVNDDLEKLAHARAISSRAYKTIRENIFVGVGVVHVVGIILVLTHVIGPIQAAIIHLVPDTLVFLNSIKLLKVKIY; translated from the coding sequence ATGAAAATAATAAAATTACTGTTTGACAGAGAACATTGGGTGGAGATCGCAGCGATAGTGGTGGTAGGTTTGGCTAGTTTACTTTTTTCTCTGGAGATCATATCAATACCAATTTTGGTAGCGGCTATTTTGCTCGGTGCTTACCCAATTGCTAAGGAAGCTCTTCTAGACCTGTTTACTAAGAAAAAAATTGGCACCGAGTTATTTATTACGGTAGCGGTGGCGGTCGCTCTCTTGGGTGGGGAGTATCTGGCTGGGGCTGTGGTCTTGATGATTATTTTGATCGCTGAATACATTGCTAGTGTTTCGGGAGAAAGAGCTAGGGCGTCAATCCGTGACTTAATTGGTACAGTACCAAAAACCGCTATTATTAAATGTGGTGACAAACAACTGACAGTTGACTTAGCTTCGATAAAAATTGACGACATAGTTTTGGTAAGGGCTGGCGATAAGATACCGGTTGATGGGGTGGTGGTGGCTGGTAACGGGTTTGCTAATCAAGCACCGATTACCGGTGAGAGTTTACCGCAGGGTAAGATGGTTGGTAGCGATGTTTATGCTGGTACCATATTGGAGTCTGGCGCTCTTGATATCAGAGTCACTAAGCTAACGGAAGACACGGTTTTCTCGAGAATCATTGCTCTGGTTGAGGAGGCGGAAAGTCGGGAGCCGTTGATTCAGAAGTTTACTGATCGGGTAGCGACTTGGTTGATTCCAATCGCCTTTGTATTTGTGGCGGTGGTCTATTATTACACTCAAGATATAAAGTTGATTATCGCGCTGTTGATCTTTACTTCTCCGGCTGAGCTTGGACTAGCTACACCTTTGGTGACTATATCGGCGGTGGCCAGAGCGGCGCGCGAGGGTATATTAGTAAAAGGTGGCTTGTATCTTGAAGCTTTGGCTCGGGCTGACACTTTCGTATTTGATAAAACTGGTACTTTGACACTGGGGGACTTGAAGGTAGATAAGATTCGGGTGTTTGACCGAAATTTTGATGAAAGGGAGGTATTGTCTATTGCTGCAGCGGCCGATAGTCGGTCTGGTCATCCTTTGGCCAAGACTATTGTTGAGTACGCTAAGGAGATAAATGTTTCGCATATTGCACCGACTGAGTTCGCGGTTTTGGATGGTCGAGGCGTAAAAGCAACTGTTGGCGGTAAACAGGTTTTGGTTGGAAATGTGACTTTAATGCATGAGAATTCTGTAGATCTGCCGAGTGACGTTAAAATTACTGATGACACGACTGTCTACGTGGCAATGGAGGGTAAATTGGTCGGGGCTATTTTAATTAGTAGTATTGTCAGGCCGGGAGCAAGAGCGGCTATCCAATCATTAAAAGCTGGCGGGGTGAAAAAAGTGATGATGCTAACCGGAGACAATGAGGAAGCGGCTAAGAAGATAGCCTCTCAACTAGCGATTGATGAGGTAAGAGCTGATTTATTACCGGAAGATAAAATTAAGATCGTAGACCAATTGCAGTCCGAAGGTCGGCTGGTAGCGATGGTGGGTGACGGTGTCAATGACGCACCGGCGCTAGCGGCTGCTAGTGTGGGGGTGGCTATGGGTTCAGTCGGGACCGGGTCAGCGATGGAGGCCGCCGATATAGTCTTAGTAAATGATGATCTGGAGAAACTGGCTCACGCTCGAGCAATCAGTAGCCGGGCTTATAAAACAATTCGAGAAAACATTTTTGTTGGAGTTGGAGTGGTGCATGTGGTGGGAATTATTCTGGTTTTAACTCATGTGATCGGTCCGATTCAGGCGGCAATTATTCACTTGGTGCCTGATACTTTAGTGTTTTTGAATTCTATT
- a CDS encoding L-histidine N(alpha)-methyltransferase: MQKKYLATINLSKLGFRYFRIMLESKAFSRKFIQAMVDHPNTGYIFEGKGWSGKKKVLGLGIWATSNSEIVDISNHIRAMIPKSYKIAYQSELTRLEFFTEIEGKKRQLVLLDELDYKLKLSPHELDYLKLISIDPALEVDVMARLLNVIPEKVTEIESKLKRENVYYGLTENRQLPKGYTKFFVDTTSLSIVEVDEYAALLKNDNKCVYLARGNGKYNFEFEYIVTDKKQFKKKYGTLLEISKSVLFHNNIYSNLFPQSKFVNTKIVQEEFIKLAKQNSEYFDLRNSELWYVSHDGAQSYLDIYSERDYESVMKTGEVSLFSDLAKNLIKDNKKFNIIDLGSGDGVKGKTFIETLGEEKVKSYFPVDIQELELSRTMKSHEDAKYSIHPTVLRFENLASRFPVGAKTDEINIYAIFGGTYGNFKREDINRYLSSIIRTDKDKLIVAIPIRGNLSEKDILATYLNKTTEHVAFSVLRQIGFDKKDFAKNIVNQGYILQQRFEDDSVVLYFTLAKDVRILGFTIEAGTRFDIVTSWKPTLADFKSALEKSFSVDKIVSNKTFALAVCSKK, encoded by the coding sequence ATGCAGAAAAAATATCTTGCTACTATAAATCTTTCCAAATTAGGCTTTCGCTATTTTCGGATAATGCTCGAGTCTAAGGCTTTTTCGCGTAAGTTTATTCAAGCGATGGTTGATCATCCAAATACTGGTTACATATTTGAAGGAAAAGGTTGGTCAGGAAAAAAGAAGGTCTTGGGACTTGGTATATGGGCGACGAGTAATAGTGAAATTGTTGATATTTCAAACCATATTAGAGCCATGATTCCAAAATCGTATAAAATTGCTTATCAATCAGAATTGACTAGGTTGGAATTTTTCACGGAAATTGAAGGTAAAAAAAGACAATTGGTACTTTTGGATGAACTGGACTATAAATTAAAGCTATCTCCTCATGAGCTCGATTATTTAAAACTCATTAGTATAGACCCAGCCTTGGAAGTTGATGTAATGGCTAGGCTTTTAAATGTGATACCGGAAAAGGTGACTGAGATAGAGAGTAAACTTAAACGTGAAAATGTTTATTATGGCTTGACCGAGAATAGGCAGTTACCTAAAGGCTATACAAAATTTTTTGTTGATACTACTTCACTTTCGATTGTGGAAGTGGATGAATATGCTGCGCTTTTAAAAAATGATAACAAGTGTGTGTACCTAGCACGCGGTAATGGAAAGTATAATTTTGAATTTGAGTATATAGTGACTGATAAAAAACAATTCAAGAAAAAATACGGAACTCTTCTGGAAATAAGTAAAAGTGTTCTTTTTCATAACAATATATATTCCAATTTGTTCCCACAGTCTAAATTTGTTAATACCAAGATTGTTCAGGAAGAATTCATTAAGTTAGCTAAGCAAAATAGTGAATATTTTGACCTTAGAAACTCAGAGTTATGGTACGTAAGTCATGATGGTGCACAATCGTATCTAGATATATATTCTGAGAGAGATTATGAGTCTGTAATGAAAACTGGTGAAGTAAGTCTATTTTCTGATTTGGCCAAGAATTTAATTAAGGATAATAAAAAGTTTAATATCATCGATCTTGGTAGCGGTGATGGTGTTAAAGGAAAGACTTTTATCGAGACTTTGGGTGAGGAAAAAGTAAAGTCATATTTTCCGGTTGATATACAGGAGTTGGAATTGTCACGAACAATGAAATCACATGAAGATGCTAAATACTCTATCCACCCAACGGTTTTGCGGTTTGAGAATCTGGCTTCTAGATTTCCGGTTGGGGCTAAAACTGATGAGATAAATATTTACGCTATATTTGGTGGTACCTATGGTAATTTTAAACGAGAAGATATAAATAGATATTTAAGTTCAATTATAAGAACAGATAAAGATAAATTAATTGTGGCAATTCCAATCAGAGGTAATTTATCTGAAAAAGATATATTAGCTACCTATCTAAACAAGACCACTGAACATGTTGCTTTTTCAGTTTTGAGACAAATTGGTTTTGATAAAAAAGATTTTGCTAAAAATATTGTTAACCAAGGTTATATACTGCAACAGAGATTTGAAGACGATTCTGTTGTCTTGTACTTTACTCTAGCTAAAGATGTTCGAATACTTGGTTTTACTATAGAAGCCGGAACTCGGTTTGATATTGTTACATCGTGGAAACCAACTTTGGCTGATTTTAAATCAGCTTTAGAAAAATCTTTTTCAGTTGATAAAATAGTTTCTAATAAAACATTTGCTTTAGCTGTCTGCTCGAAGAAATAA
- a CDS encoding M2 family metallopeptidase, translated as MTKAEIFLNKVNDRLFKLHRNYERLFWVSYMGDHSVDEKKNKALNELDAFRGSEKLLAEAKLLQTEIKDKKLKARLQHWVDYLSQQQLSSEAKAIKEKVTKLESLITKKRAERVTGYIDPKTKTFVPASELKMRMMMRTDQEEKVRKACFAALEKLPFDCLDEYVEIVKLRNEFARTLGYSDFYDYKLKAEDKMTKTELFLLFDDIADKTKSVFADIRDMEKEIKGLRKPWNFSYLMAGDFTKEEDPYFQFDESLLRWGRSFAALGIDFKGGKLQLDLLDREGKWNNGFCHWPDLVHFKDGKRISGSANFTCNVVPGQVGSGVAGYNTLFHEGGHAAHLLNSEQQDVCFNHEYAPMTAAWAETHSMFIDRLFSSIEWRQRYAKDVNDNDYPFELFVRKVKKLGVLKPTKILSIIFVGNFEREVYELKNPSTKKIIEIAKKNYRKYYDHSEDSLWALNIPHIYAWDSACAYHGYGLAEIALSQWREYFYKKYGYIVDNPEVGKEMKKVWQLGSSKSFTECVKLATGKKLSSQAFIKAVTMSPEREIAEAKKRLRRMESVKPYTKPVDLKAEIKMVHGKKVIATNKVSFEAMAKKYGEWVKGMAKSEG; from the coding sequence ATGACCAAAGCGGAAATCTTTTTGAATAAAGTAAATGACAGGTTGTTCAAGTTGCATCGTAATTATGAACGGTTGTTTTGGGTGTCGTATATGGGTGATCATTCGGTTGATGAAAAGAAAAATAAAGCTTTAAATGAACTCGATGCTTTTCGCGGTAGTGAAAAACTTTTGGCTGAAGCGAAGCTTTTGCAAACTGAGATAAAAGATAAAAAACTTAAAGCCAGATTACAACATTGGGTAGACTACTTATCGCAACAACAACTAAGCAGCGAAGCTAAAGCTATAAAAGAAAAAGTTACTAAACTCGAAAGTCTAATAACCAAGAAACGTGCCGAGCGAGTGACTGGGTATATTGACCCAAAGACTAAAACATTTGTACCAGCTTCGGAGTTAAAGATGCGAATGATGATGCGGACCGACCAGGAAGAGAAGGTTAGAAAAGCTTGTTTTGCTGCGCTTGAGAAATTGCCGTTTGATTGTTTGGATGAATATGTTGAGATTGTAAAGTTGCGAAATGAGTTTGCTAGGACTCTCGGCTATAGTGACTTTTATGACTACAAGCTAAAAGCAGAAGATAAGATGACCAAGACAGAACTCTTTTTATTGTTTGATGATATTGCTGATAAGACCAAATCAGTCTTTGCTGACATACGAGACATGGAGAAGGAAATTAAAGGTTTGCGTAAACCGTGGAATTTTTCATACTTAATGGCCGGAGACTTTACCAAAGAAGAAGATCCTTATTTTCAGTTTGATGAGTCGCTTTTGCGGTGGGGGAGGTCTTTTGCAGCTTTGGGAATAGATTTTAAGGGAGGAAAACTACAGTTAGATTTGCTTGATCGAGAAGGGAAATGGAATAATGGATTTTGCCATTGGCCGGATTTGGTCCACTTTAAAGACGGAAAGAGAATATCTGGTTCGGCAAACTTTACTTGTAACGTAGTACCAGGGCAGGTTGGCTCAGGAGTGGCAGGATATAACACTCTGTTCCATGAAGGTGGTCATGCGGCACATTTACTAAACAGTGAACAACAGGATGTTTGTTTTAACCACGAGTATGCGCCAATGACAGCAGCTTGGGCGGAAACCCATAGTATGTTTATTGATAGATTATTTTCTAGTATAGAGTGGCGACAGCGGTATGCCAAAGATGTCAATGATAATGACTACCCGTTTGAATTATTTGTAAGAAAAGTCAAAAAGCTTGGTGTTTTAAAACCTACTAAGATTCTCTCGATAATATTTGTCGGTAATTTTGAGCGAGAAGTTTATGAATTAAAAAATCCATCCACTAAAAAAATAATAGAGATTGCCAAGAAAAATTATCGTAAGTATTACGACCATTCTGAGGACTCACTATGGGCTTTAAATATTCCTCATATTTACGCCTGGGATAGTGCTTGTGCTTACCATGGCTATGGTTTAGCGGAAATTGCTCTTAGTCAATGGCGAGAGTATTTCTATAAAAAATATGGCTACATAGTAGATAATCCCGAGGTTGGGAAAGAGATGAAAAAAGTTTGGCAACTTGGTTCAAGCAAGTCATTTACTGAATGTGTGAAATTGGCTACCGGTAAAAAACTCTCCAGCCAAGCTTTTATCAAGGCTGTTACTATGTCTCCTGAAAGAGAAATAGCCGAAGCGAAAAAACGACTAAGAAGAATGGAGTCAGTAAAACCGTACACGAAGCCGGTTGATCTAAAAGCGGAAATAAAAATGGTCCACGGTAAAAAAGTAATCGCCACCAATAAAGTGAGCTTTGAAGCCATGGCTAAAAAATATGGTGAGTGGGTGAAGGGAATGGCTAAGTCGGAAGGGTGA
- a CDS encoding HAD-IA family hydrolase, translating into MKTILVDAIYCFVSDEGEVFKEMYDLLETYPNPKILLTGADDEQFKKWNLANMPYEVFTLKHQPEKTDPEYYRTLLNKFGLTPSEVIYFEHNPEAVKSAESVGITSRVYDDNTKDLVALKEFLDYSL; encoded by the coding sequence ATGAAAACTATTTTAGTTGATGCTATATATTGTTTTGTTTCTGATGAGGGAGAAGTGTTCAAAGAAATGTACGACCTCTTGGAGACTTATCCAAACCCAAAGATTCTTTTAACCGGAGCTGACGATGAACAGTTTAAAAAATGGAATCTGGCCAATATGCCGTATGAAGTTTTTACCCTGAAGCATCAGCCGGAAAAAACTGACCCAGAATATTATCGTACGTTACTGAACAAATTTGGACTCACACCTTCAGAGGTAATTTATTTTGAGCATAATCCCGAAGCGGTAAAGAGTGCTGAATCGGTCGGTATTACTTCACGTGTTTATGACGATAATACAAAAGATCTGGTAGCCTTGAAAGAGTTTTTGGATTATAGCTTATAA
- a CDS encoding CYTH domain-containing protein: protein MKKTTTIINLELKHYCADFSKIRKVLLELGAVKDRVVKQKDYYFVLPEEKSKNRARLKLRVEGGVMYLVYYERPDFIFGKDTTSDGGYLVVEKEMLNFLKRSLGVIAVIEKKREVWKKKNTVFHLDEVKDVGGIFEIELQKRGKINEKDRKEFSIYQNKVLPYLGPVVNGSNIDLVKKTQNK from the coding sequence ATGAAAAAAACAACTACGATTATTAACCTTGAACTGAAACATTATTGTGCTGATTTTTCAAAAATTAGGAAAGTTTTGTTGGAGTTGGGTGCGGTAAAAGATAGAGTAGTTAAACAAAAAGATTACTATTTTGTGTTACCGGAAGAAAAGAGTAAAAATAGAGCTCGCTTAAAGTTACGGGTCGAAGGAGGGGTTATGTATTTGGTGTACTATGAGCGACCAGACTTTATTTTTGGAAAAGATACAACTTCAGATGGAGGATATTTGGTGGTTGAAAAAGAAATGTTGAATTTTCTTAAACGTTCTCTTGGAGTGATAGCGGTGATAGAGAAAAAACGAGAAGTTTGGAAAAAGAAGAATACAGTGTTCCACTTGGATGAGGTAAAAGATGTGGGTGGCATATTTGAAATTGAGTTACAAAAAAGAGGAAAGATTAATGAAAAAGACCGTAAAGAATTTTCAATTTACCAAAACAAAGTCCTGCCTTACCTTGGTCCTGTGGTTAACGGTTCTAATATTGATTTAGTTAAGAAAACTCAAAATAAATAA